The following proteins come from a genomic window of Neptunomonas concharum:
- a CDS encoding response regulator transcription factor: MAETAKSFLIVDDDATFTRVLSRAMTRRGFDVKVARSAENAIDLLQEWQPDYASLDLKMEGASGLTVIPALTAVNPDIKIVVLTGYASISTAVEAIKLGATQYLPKPANADDILQALEQTTPDESIEIAPQPMSVNRLEWEHIQKVLAEHEGNISATARALGMHRRTLQRKLSKHPVRQ, from the coding sequence ATGGCTGAAACGGCAAAATCATTCTTAATTGTTGATGATGACGCAACCTTCACTCGCGTCTTATCCCGCGCTATGACCCGTCGCGGCTTTGACGTTAAAGTAGCACGCAGTGCAGAAAATGCCATTGATCTATTACAAGAGTGGCAACCTGATTACGCCTCATTGGATCTAAAGATGGAAGGTGCCTCAGGGCTGACCGTTATCCCCGCCCTCACTGCTGTCAATCCAGATATCAAAATTGTTGTACTAACTGGCTATGCCAGCATCTCCACCGCCGTGGAAGCGATAAAGTTAGGGGCAACCCAATACCTCCCGAAACCGGCTAATGCAGACGATATATTGCAAGCTTTAGAGCAGACGACCCCGGATGAAAGTATTGAGATAGCTCCACAGCCTATGTCAGTCAATCGACTGGAGTGGGAACATATACAGAAAGTATTGGCTGAGCATGAAGGCAATATTTCCGCCACTGCCCGCGCTTTGGGTATGCACCGAAGAACCTTACAGAGAAAACTCTCCAAGCATCCTGTTAGGCAGTAA
- a CDS encoding energy-coupling factor ABC transporter permease codes for MSISEGLLTGLWLWWLHAIYGLALGYAFYRAPWRTVVSNKGLQHLFFGATVLLALMWSMRAGISPGLSIHFLGMTTLTLILGWDLAVLSGSLVLLAMTLIGKESWDGLSANGLCLVIIPALLSHVIHQWVERLFGKNFFIYLFLCAFLGSAIIIAISGLSMSLLLWFDGVYPWNKIEHEYVRYLPLIMFPEALMNGILMTGIMVFYPDWIRTFDAKAYIDEQ; via the coding sequence ATGAGTATATCAGAAGGCTTATTAACCGGGCTTTGGTTATGGTGGCTACATGCTATTTATGGACTTGCGCTAGGCTATGCATTCTATCGAGCACCTTGGCGGACAGTTGTCAGTAATAAAGGGCTTCAGCATCTTTTCTTTGGAGCGACTGTACTGTTAGCTTTAATGTGGAGTATGCGAGCGGGTATTTCTCCTGGCCTGAGCATTCACTTTTTGGGAATGACGACCTTGACCCTGATCCTTGGTTGGGACTTGGCGGTATTGTCAGGTAGCTTGGTTTTACTGGCCATGACATTGATTGGTAAGGAGAGTTGGGATGGTCTATCGGCTAACGGACTATGCTTAGTGATCATTCCGGCGCTGCTTTCCCATGTTATTCATCAGTGGGTGGAGCGACTTTTCGGGAAAAATTTCTTTATCTACCTTTTTCTGTGTGCCTTTCTTGGATCGGCTATCATTATTGCTATATCCGGTCTATCCATGAGTTTGTTGCTATGGTTTGACGGTGTCTATCCTTGGAATAAAATTGAGCACGAGTATGTGCGTTATCTGCCTTTGATTATGTTCCCAGAAGCCCTCATGAATGGCATTTTAATGACGGGGATTATGGTTTTTTACCCAGACTGGATTCGTACGTTTGATGCAAAAGCCTATATAGATGAGCAATAG
- the rimI gene encoding ribosomal protein S18-alanine N-acetyltransferase yields MSELRRLTVSDGDALFSLETLSFPSDAWSRSQLEQQLTDARSTNLGVCVAGNLAGFVLAKSLFDESELYQIAVSPDQQGQGMAQLLLNALVAELKREGIARVMLEVRASNLRAIDLYTRFGFTVDGRRKDYYWIECGREDALLLSYQVNR; encoded by the coding sequence ATGTCTGAATTACGCAGATTGACTGTGTCTGATGGTGATGCTCTTTTCAGTTTAGAAACGTTAAGTTTTCCGTCTGATGCATGGTCGCGCTCGCAATTGGAGCAACAACTCACGGACGCACGGAGCACCAATTTAGGGGTATGTGTAGCTGGGAATTTGGCAGGTTTTGTACTCGCTAAGTCCCTTTTTGATGAATCAGAGTTGTATCAAATAGCTGTCTCGCCTGATCAACAAGGGCAGGGGATGGCACAGTTGCTTTTGAATGCTCTAGTTGCTGAGCTAAAAAGAGAGGGTATTGCGCGTGTGATGCTGGAAGTTCGGGCTTCCAACCTGCGGGCTATCGACCTTTATACACGTTTTGGCTTTACTGTTGATGGGCGGCGTAAAGACTACTACTGGATTGAGTGTGGAAGGGAAGATGCCTTATTACTCAGTTATCAGGTTAATCGATAA